In a single window of the Bradyrhizobium sp. ORS 285 genome:
- a CDS encoding transporter substrate-binding domain-containing protein, translating into MAFWRWLRDAALAAAVVTVIGNTAFAAGLKEEIASTGKLRVAIAVGPAGGAFWCVKSDSGYAGVPVELGKAMAAQVGVPVEFVEHPNSNAITDEAGKGTWDVAFMPKDAERETKVSFGPVYDSVETTFIIRSGLDAANIAALDQAGHEIGAINDTTVMRGAKAFLKKATITGFKSYEEVYALLSAGEIDAVALARDQLNLIAKQIPGTKVLAETFKKTDTAVAVPLKHPQSLAFVTKFMTEAKANGMLKKAYGANNLSESTLLTQ; encoded by the coding sequence ATGGCGTTCTGGCGCTGGCTGCGTGATGCAGCCCTGGCAGCTGCGGTAGTCACGGTTATCGGCAACACGGCATTCGCAGCCGGCTTGAAGGAAGAGATCGCGTCGACCGGCAAGCTCCGCGTCGCCATCGCGGTTGGTCCGGCGGGCGGCGCATTCTGGTGCGTCAAGTCCGACAGCGGCTATGCCGGCGTGCCGGTCGAGCTCGGCAAGGCCATGGCCGCGCAGGTCGGCGTGCCCGTCGAGTTCGTCGAGCATCCGAATTCCAATGCGATCACGGATGAAGCCGGGAAGGGCACCTGGGATGTGGCGTTCATGCCGAAGGACGCGGAGCGCGAGACCAAGGTCTCGTTTGGACCCGTCTATGATTCGGTCGAGACCACCTTCATCATTCGCTCCGGTCTCGACGCTGCCAACATCGCGGCGCTCGATCAGGCGGGCCACGAGATCGGCGCCATCAACGACACGACGGTCATGCGGGGCGCAAAGGCGTTCCTCAAGAAGGCGACCATCACCGGCTTCAAATCCTATGAGGAGGTCTACGCGCTGCTGAGCGCCGGCGAGATCGATGCGGTGGCTTTGGCGCGCGATCAATTGAACCTCATCGCCAAGCAGATCCCCGGCACAAAGGTGCTCGCAGAGACCTTCAAGAAGACCGACACCGCGGTCGCGGTCCCGCTGAAGCATCCGCAGTCGCTGGCGTTTGTGACCAAGTTCATGACCGAGGCCAAGGCGAACGGCATGCTCAAGAAGGCCTACGGCGCCAACAATCTCAGCGAGTCGACGCTGCTCACGCAGTGA
- a CDS encoding polyhydroxyalkanoate depolymerase: MALLYQAYQNHMDLTEPWRQGAAAAMRYLNLIPSGLSSRAMRRVSAAFELISRSALTYARPAYGIDSVMVGNRELGVTEEVTFKTPFGSLLHFKKDGAADQPKVLLVAPMSGHFATLLRGTVKTLLQDHDVYITDWHNPRDIPRDQGRFGLEDYTDHLITFLGQLGPRPHMVAICQPSVSALAATAVMCEGNHPSRPATLTLMAGPIDTRIQPTKVNEFAKSKPIDWFEDNLIHYVPFQCRGAFRKVYPGFVQLTAFVSMNLERHVKQHMDLADHLAKGEVDKAETIKTFYDEYFAVMDLPAEFYIETVRDVFQEHLLPQGKLMHRGNPVDPKAVRRIGLMTVEGERDDICSIGQTLSAQDICTNVRAYRRVHHMQAGVGHYGVFSGKKWNNEIYPLLRDFVHVNS, translated from the coding sequence ATGGCGCTGCTTTACCAAGCCTATCAGAACCACATGGATTTGACCGAGCCCTGGCGCCAGGGCGCAGCGGCCGCCATGCGCTATCTCAACCTGATCCCGTCAGGCCTCTCCAGCCGCGCCATGCGGCGCGTGTCGGCGGCATTCGAACTGATCTCGCGCTCGGCCCTGACCTATGCGCGGCCGGCCTACGGCATCGACAGCGTGATGGTCGGCAATCGCGAGCTCGGTGTCACCGAGGAGGTGACGTTCAAGACCCCGTTCGGCTCGCTCCTGCACTTCAAGAAGGACGGCGCTGCGGACCAGCCCAAGGTGTTGCTGGTCGCCCCGATGTCCGGACACTTCGCCACGCTGTTGCGCGGTACGGTGAAGACGCTGCTGCAGGACCACGACGTCTACATCACGGACTGGCACAATCCCCGCGATATCCCCCGTGACCAGGGCCGCTTTGGACTGGAAGATTATACCGATCATCTCATCACGTTTCTCGGCCAGCTCGGACCACGGCCGCACATGGTCGCGATCTGCCAGCCCTCGGTCTCGGCCTTGGCCGCGACCGCCGTGATGTGCGAGGGCAACCACCCGTCCCGACCGGCGACGCTGACCTTAATGGCCGGACCGATCGACACGCGGATACAGCCGACCAAAGTCAACGAGTTCGCCAAGAGCAAGCCGATCGACTGGTTCGAAGACAATCTGATCCACTACGTGCCCTTCCAATGCAGGGGTGCGTTCCGGAAAGTGTATCCGGGCTTCGTGCAGCTCACGGCCTTCGTCTCGATGAATCTCGAGCGCCACGTCAAGCAGCACATGGATCTCGCCGATCATCTCGCCAAGGGCGAGGTCGACAAGGCCGAGACCATCAAGACGTTCTATGACGAATACTTCGCCGTCATGGACCTCCCGGCGGAGTTCTACATCGAGACCGTGCGCGACGTCTTCCAGGAGCATCTGCTGCCGCAAGGCAAGCTCATGCATCGCGGCAATCCGGTCGATCCCAAGGCCGTCAGACGCATCGGGCTCATGACCGTCGAAGGCGAGCGGGACGATATCTGCTCGATCGGCCAGACGCTCTCAGCACAGGACATCTGCACCAATGTGCGCGCCTATCGCCGCGTCCATCACATGCAGGCCGGCGTCGGACATTACGGCGTTTTCAGCGGCAAGAAGTGGAATAACGAGATCTATCCGCTGCTGCGCGACTTCGTCCACGTCAATTCGTGA
- a CDS encoding cupin domain-containing protein yields MTTLEKGITPAGTGYAGKTWNILGQLYFPKAVTDSTFAFETNSDPGQFVPVHVHPTQDEFILVQEGVLDLKLDGVWVKAHAGDLVRMPRGIPHGYFNKSDKPAKALFWVSPMQKLEALFNMLDNLADPAEVVRISAEHEVNFLPPEAND; encoded by the coding sequence ATGACCACACTGGAAAAAGGCATCACGCCCGCCGGCACCGGCTATGCCGGCAAGACCTGGAACATCCTGGGTCAGCTCTATTTCCCCAAGGCCGTCACCGACTCCACCTTCGCGTTCGAGACCAACAGCGATCCCGGACAGTTCGTCCCGGTTCACGTCCATCCCACCCAGGATGAGTTCATCCTGGTGCAGGAGGGCGTGCTCGATCTCAAGCTCGACGGCGTCTGGGTGAAGGCGCATGCCGGCGATCTCGTGCGCATGCCGCGCGGCATTCCGCATGGCTACTTCAACAAGTCGGACAAGCCGGCGAAGGCGCTGTTCTGGGTGTCGCCGATGCAGAAGCTCGAGGCGCTGTTCAACATGCTGGACAATCTGGCAGACCCCGCAGAAGTCGTGCGGATCTCCGCCGAGCACGAGGTCAACTTCCTGCCGCCTGAGGCCAACGACTAG
- a CDS encoding AraC family transcriptional regulator has product MTADAAADRSWKGAALPRLAAYRRVATHDVDEAAEQIGRIFCPHGLQPKAETARDFLALHNCAAFDGFSINYVEYGGVVTIDPGCLDRFFLVQLPFAGAASVHTASREVATEPNSAASLLSPTMPTRMVWDNCAQLILLLDRRMVEQRAAALSGRSVQPIEFDPAIALSAERGSRLRAHMLALAELAESLAGEGRLSAVAAADWRETLLDILFQQPSGGLSEAIRLHSGKSDALPKAVRRARDLLAAQATEPLDLSELAAAAGVGIRALQGGFRRHFGMSISDMLLDIRLARLNAQLLTASPEARIIDLAFELGFTHLGRMAGAYRDKFGEPPSATLQRVQRGRFTN; this is encoded by the coding sequence ATGACTGCCGACGCAGCCGCTGATCGTAGTTGGAAGGGAGCCGCCTTGCCGCGGCTCGCCGCCTATCGCCGTGTTGCAACGCACGATGTCGATGAGGCCGCTGAACAAATAGGCCGCATCTTCTGTCCGCATGGGCTGCAGCCCAAGGCAGAAACTGCGCGCGATTTCCTCGCGCTGCATAATTGCGCGGCATTTGACGGCTTCTCCATCAACTACGTCGAATATGGCGGCGTGGTCACGATTGATCCCGGCTGCCTCGATCGCTTCTTCCTGGTTCAACTGCCATTCGCAGGAGCAGCAAGCGTCCACACGGCTTCGCGCGAGGTGGCGACGGAGCCGAATAGCGCGGCCTCCTTGTTGTCGCCGACGATGCCGACGCGCATGGTGTGGGACAATTGCGCCCAGCTGATCCTGCTGCTCGATCGCCGGATGGTCGAGCAGCGCGCGGCGGCGCTCTCGGGCCGCTCGGTGCAGCCCATCGAGTTCGATCCCGCGATCGCTTTGTCTGCGGAGCGTGGTTCGCGGCTGCGGGCGCACATGCTCGCGCTCGCCGAGCTTGCAGAAAGCCTCGCGGGGGAGGGGAGGCTGTCGGCCGTCGCCGCCGCCGATTGGCGCGAGACGCTGTTGGACATCCTGTTCCAGCAGCCGAGCGGCGGGCTCTCGGAGGCGATCAGGCTCCATTCCGGAAAGAGCGACGCGCTGCCCAAGGCTGTTCGCCGCGCCCGCGATCTGCTCGCCGCGCAGGCCACGGAGCCGCTCGATCTCTCGGAGCTCGCAGCGGCCGCAGGTGTCGGCATCCGCGCGCTGCAGGGCGGCTTCCGCCGCCATTTCGGCATGTCGATCTCGGACATGCTGCTCGACATCCGGCTGGCCCGGCTGAATGCGCAGTTGCTGACGGCCTCTCCTGAGGCCCGCATCATCGACCTCGCCTTCGAGCTCGGCTTCACCCATCTCGGGCGGATGGCGGGCGCCTATCGTGACAAGTTCGGTGAGCCACCGTCAGCGACGCTGCAACGCGTGCAGCGCGGCCGCTTCACGAATTGA
- a CDS encoding NAD(P)/FAD-dependent oxidoreductase → MITRKNVCVIGAGVSGLAAAKAFNARGHNVTIIERSADLGGVWEPARSYPDVQTQSPKELYRYTDKAMPDSYPQWPRGPQVYAYLADYARSHDLTRLMRLNTTVLSMQRRADGKPGWTLDLKTGDHTGREEFDFVAVCTGQFNEPQTLSLPGEDEFRAAGGTILHSSKYNDPSFAKGRNVVVLGGSKSATDIAVNAVRSGARSVTIVFREPVWRIPYFIGGLINFKRILYIRAQEQMFASWGIGPLSRLAHLLAKPLVWANWRGLESLLKAQLKLAQCNMVPKERIEEGVNCSVPIATPDFFPMVADGRIKAVLGTFDHYEANTIVASNGERIAADVAVLAIGYKLGVPFLSEADRAKLVDPDGQYRLYRLIANPDLPDMGFVGFNSSFCTVLCADMAAHWLVRYADKQLAHQPSEREMRDNIEMMLHFKRVERPAAGVYGGLCVAPYHFKHFDELLADIGAKRRKRNLVAEMFTPPDADAYGDFLASAPSYQAS, encoded by the coding sequence ATGATCACTCGAAAGAACGTCTGCGTGATCGGCGCCGGTGTCTCCGGCCTCGCCGCAGCCAAGGCATTCAACGCCCGCGGCCACAATGTCACCATCATCGAGCGCAGCGCCGACCTTGGCGGCGTCTGGGAGCCGGCACGCTCCTATCCTGACGTGCAGACGCAGAGCCCCAAGGAGCTCTATCGCTACACCGACAAGGCCATGCCCGACAGCTATCCGCAGTGGCCCAGGGGACCGCAGGTCTACGCCTACCTGGCTGACTACGCGAGGAGCCACGACCTGACGCGACTGATGCGGCTGAACACCACGGTGCTGTCGATGCAACGGCGTGCCGACGGCAAGCCAGGCTGGACGCTCGATCTGAAGACCGGCGATCACACCGGCCGTGAAGAGTTCGATTTCGTCGCCGTGTGCACCGGCCAGTTCAACGAGCCGCAGACATTGTCGCTTCCTGGTGAGGATGAGTTCAGGGCGGCTGGCGGCACCATCCTGCACTCTTCGAAATACAACGATCCCAGCTTTGCCAAGGGCCGCAATGTCGTCGTGCTCGGCGGCTCGAAGTCAGCCACCGATATCGCAGTCAACGCCGTGCGCTCCGGCGCACGCTCGGTGACCATCGTGTTTCGCGAGCCGGTGTGGCGCATCCCCTATTTCATCGGCGGCCTCATCAACTTCAAGCGCATCCTCTACATTCGCGCGCAGGAGCAGATGTTCGCGAGTTGGGGCATCGGCCCGCTCTCCCGCCTCGCTCACCTTCTCGCCAAGCCGCTGGTGTGGGCCAATTGGCGTGGCCTGGAGAGCCTCCTCAAGGCACAGCTCAAGCTCGCCCAATGCAACATGGTGCCCAAGGAGCGGATCGAGGAAGGGGTCAACTGCTCGGTGCCGATCGCGACGCCCGACTTCTTCCCGATGGTGGCCGACGGCCGGATCAAGGCGGTGCTGGGCACCTTCGATCACTACGAGGCGAATACGATCGTCGCCAGCAACGGCGAGCGCATTGCGGCCGATGTCGCCGTCCTCGCCATTGGCTACAAGCTCGGCGTCCCCTTCCTCTCCGAGGCCGACCGCGCCAAGCTGGTCGATCCCGACGGGCAGTATCGCCTGTACCGGCTGATCGCCAATCCGGACCTGCCCGACATGGGCTTCGTCGGCTTCAACTCCAGTTTCTGCACGGTGCTCTGCGCCGATATGGCGGCGCATTGGCTGGTGCGCTACGCAGACAAGCAGCTCGCGCATCAGCCGAGCGAGCGCGAGATGCGCGACAACATCGAGATGATGCTGCACTTCAAGCGGGTCGAACGTCCGGCCGCGGGCGTCTATGGCGGACTCTGCGTTGCGCCTTATCACTTCAAGCATTTCGACGAGCTGCTGGCCGACATCGGCGCGAAGCGGCGGAAGCGAAATCTCGTGGCAGAAATGTTCACGCCTCCCGACGCGGACGCCTATGGCGACTTCCTGGCGTCGGCCCCGTCCTACCAGGCGAGTTGA
- a CDS encoding substrate-binding domain-containing protein: protein MTITTRLRTLGLAASAAILVTTAAQAADIHVMISGGMTAAFKSLVPEFERRSGHKVSIAYGPSMGTTANAIPVRLERGEPADVLIMVGYALSDLTTKGKVMPDSYVELANSPIGVAVKSGTPHPDISNADAVKRMLIAAKTIAYSDSASGVYVSTEMFDKLGIREEMKGKARMIPATPVGEIVAQGEAEIGFQQISELKPVHGIDIVGPLPAGLQKITVFSAGIATNAKEPEAGKALIHFLQSPDARKTITESGLDPIVRRSPN from the coding sequence ATGACAATCACGACCCGTCTCCGCACCCTTGGCCTTGCCGCCTCGGCCGCCATCCTCGTCACCACTGCAGCTCAAGCCGCCGACATCCATGTGATGATCTCAGGCGGCATGACCGCTGCCTTCAAATCCCTGGTGCCGGAGTTCGAGCGGCGCTCCGGCCACAAGGTCAGCATCGCCTATGGCCCATCGATGGGAACGACGGCGAACGCGATTCCGGTTCGCCTCGAGCGCGGCGAGCCCGCGGACGTGCTGATCATGGTCGGCTACGCACTGAGCGATCTCACCACCAAGGGTAAAGTGATGCCCGACAGCTATGTCGAGCTCGCCAACTCGCCGATCGGCGTCGCCGTCAAGTCCGGAACGCCCCACCCCGATATCTCGAATGCCGACGCGGTGAAGCGCATGCTGATCGCCGCGAAGACCATCGCCTATTCGGACAGCGCCAGCGGCGTCTACGTCTCGACCGAGATGTTCGACAAGCTCGGCATCAGGGAGGAGATGAAGGGCAAGGCGCGGATGATTCCGGCAACCCCGGTCGGCGAGATCGTGGCGCAGGGCGAGGCCGAGATCGGCTTCCAGCAGATCAGCGAACTCAAGCCGGTGCACGGCATCGACATCGTCGGCCCGCTGCCGGCAGGCTTGCAGAAGATCACCGTGTTCTCGGCAGGCATCGCCACCAACGCCAAGGAGCCGGAGGCCGGCAAGGCGCTGATCCATTTCCTGCAGTCACCGGATGCGCGCAAGACGATTACGGAGAGCGGGCTGGATCCGATCGTCAGGAGGTCGCCGAACTAA
- a CDS encoding MFS transporter has protein sequence MNTPRRVIGFVNAAHFIDHYAMLIFAAAVIIMGPALGMAYADLLPYATPGFIAFGAGALVTGWLGDRWSRRHMMLIFYLGIGLSMISVGLVQTPWQLGAALFAIGLFASIYHPVGTAMLVSYADRLGRDMGLNGVFGNLGVASSALVTGVVGQYLGWRFAFIVPGVITIGIGVVFAMLVAHEDRRGSKQAAAQARVAREQMWRVVLALLLVVIAISTTFNAITVALPKLFAERLAGLTQSPALLGVIVAGVYVFGAMTQYTIGRLLDRHTLKAVALPLSLVLAPLLYLAADARDWALIAASIGIVMGAFGQVTVNDAMVGKYTAEEWRSRAYAVRYFVGFTAAGASVGLVAWLYERGGFVTMLQAFAALALVAVIAALILPPELPAARPALREAPAE, from the coding sequence ATGAACACTCCCCGCCGCGTCATCGGCTTCGTCAACGCGGCCCATTTCATCGACCATTATGCGATGCTGATCTTCGCGGCCGCGGTCATCATCATGGGCCCCGCGCTCGGCATGGCCTATGCCGACCTGCTGCCCTATGCGACGCCGGGCTTCATCGCCTTCGGCGCCGGCGCGCTGGTGACCGGCTGGCTCGGCGATCGCTGGAGCCGGCGACACATGATGCTGATCTTCTATCTCGGCATCGGGCTGTCGATGATCTCGGTCGGCCTGGTGCAGACGCCGTGGCAGCTCGGCGCAGCGCTGTTCGCGATCGGCCTGTTCGCCTCGATCTATCATCCGGTGGGAACCGCGATGCTGGTGTCCTATGCCGACCGGCTCGGCCGCGACATGGGGTTGAACGGCGTGTTCGGCAATCTCGGCGTCGCCTCGTCGGCGCTCGTCACCGGCGTCGTCGGGCAATATCTCGGCTGGCGCTTCGCCTTCATCGTGCCCGGGGTGATCACGATCGGCATCGGCGTGGTCTTCGCGATGCTGGTGGCGCATGAGGATCGCCGCGGCTCGAAGCAGGCGGCGGCGCAGGCCCGCGTCGCGCGCGAGCAGATGTGGCGCGTGGTGCTGGCGCTGCTGCTGGTGGTGATCGCGATCTCCACCACGTTCAACGCGATCACCGTTGCGCTGCCAAAGTTGTTTGCGGAGCGGCTGGCGGGACTGACGCAGAGCCCGGCGCTGCTCGGCGTGATCGTCGCTGGTGTCTACGTGTTCGGTGCGATGACGCAGTACACGATCGGACGCTTGCTCGATCGCCACACGCTGAAGGCGGTCGCGCTGCCGCTGTCACTGGTGCTGGCGCCGCTGCTCTATCTCGCGGCCGACGCGCGCGATTGGGCGCTGATCGCAGCCTCGATCGGCATTGTCATGGGCGCATTCGGGCAGGTCACGGTGAACGACGCCATGGTCGGCAAATACACCGCCGAGGAATGGCGCTCGCGCGCCTATGCCGTGCGCTATTTCGTCGGCTTCACCGCGGCCGGCGCCTCGGTCGGCCTCGTCGCCTGGCTTTACGAGCGCGGCGGTTTCGTCACCATGCTGCAGGCCTTCGCCGCGCTGGCGCTGGTCGCTGTTATCGCCGCGCTGATCCTGCCGCCGGAGCTTCCGGCAGCGCGGCCCGCGTTACGGGAGGCGCCGGCCGAATGA
- a CDS encoding glutathione S-transferase family protein, giving the protein MSKATLTISSKNYSSWSLRGWLLARFAGLDFDEVIVGPDDASARAEILLLSSSILVPCLRHDGATIWDTLAIAEYLNETFPQAGLLPTDRIARAHCRSISGEIHSGFATLRASLPVNLKGRFPGFKVWTRAQADIDRIWAIWRDCLDKSGGPFLFGQQRGMADAMYAPVVTRFVTYDVKLEPQLKAYADLIMAMPEMQEWIAAAKSEPEEIEELEVEY; this is encoded by the coding sequence ATGAGCAAAGCGACGTTGACGATCAGCAGCAAGAATTACTCGTCATGGTCGCTGCGCGGCTGGCTGCTCGCCAGGTTCGCCGGGCTCGATTTCGACGAGGTGATCGTCGGCCCGGACGATGCCTCCGCGCGCGCCGAGATTCTGCTGCTGTCATCGTCGATCCTGGTGCCCTGCCTGCGGCACGACGGCGCGACGATCTGGGATACGCTGGCCATCGCGGAATACCTCAACGAGACCTTCCCGCAGGCCGGCCTGCTGCCGACGGACCGCATCGCGCGTGCACATTGCCGCTCGATATCAGGCGAAATCCATTCCGGCTTCGCCACCTTGCGCGCCTCGCTGCCGGTCAATCTCAAAGGTCGTTTCCCCGGCTTCAAGGTCTGGACCCGCGCGCAGGCCGACATCGACCGCATCTGGGCGATCTGGCGCGACTGCCTGGACAAGTCCGGCGGCCCGTTCCTGTTCGGCCAGCAACGCGGGATGGCGGATGCGATGTATGCGCCTGTCGTGACGCGCTTCGTCACCTATGACGTCAAGCTCGAGCCGCAGCTCAAGGCCTATGCCGACCTGATCATGGCGATGCCCGAGATGCAGGAATGGATCGCGGCGGCCAAGTCCGAGCCGGAGGAAATCGAGGAGCTCGAGGTCGAGTACTAA